A single genomic interval of Calditrichota bacterium harbors:
- a CDS encoding histidine kinase: MRFRVREILLVSSQYNLFLLEEDGRIYQFLRQEYFQLNLSHSPEIVRVSSGKEALDLLSEENRIDLVITTTHSGDIAVNDFARKVKETNQNLPVVHLVFDTSEFNPRLTSSTPKPFDRIFTWNGDFRIIIAIIKLIEDQQNVIRDVKLAGVQIILLVEDNIRFYSSYLPILYSELLSQSQTLIEQGINLYHKFLRMRARPKILLATNFEEACQYFDDYEEYILGVVSDVNYMRNDQRDEHAGIHLTRYIKEKKADIPILLQSHDLANQNKAYKAGASFLHKDSRYLLQEIQNFTIENLGFGDFIFKTEKEQEVGRATDLNSLKEMLKTIPDESLKYHSDRNHFSNWLKARREFWLAFKLRPRKLSDYDSVDDLRNLLVSSLDLYTSMQQRGVLTDFNKDTFDLEFGFSRIGSGSIGGKARGLSFLNQLVNNHDLHMKFDNVIIKIPSALVLGTHVFESFMNKNKLFKTVMDMQDDETILQTFLDAEFPNEISEQLFEYLEIVKQPIAIRSSSLLEDSQYFPFAGVYNTVMFANNQEHTTTRLVRLVEAIKTVYASTYSQRARNYMKYTSYRLEEERMAVVIQNLVGNTYGSRFYPDISGVAKSYNYYSVPPANSDDGLVSVALGLGRTVVEGENSLTFCPKYPKHIQQFSTVEQTLENNQNSFYAIELSHDHEHRIGDDKKYSMKEAEEDGSLQFSASTYSHENRAIYDGISRHGQRIITLSPILKQEIFPLPEIISSFLKLGKEGMGNDIELEFAMRFSKDKEKPHEFCLLQMRPIANKNDNIKITFSEKEKKNSLCFSDRVLGNGHIKNICDIILISRDSFDRSKTTIIADEIMQFNSQLSRKNKPYVLITLGRLGSSDPWLGVPVNWEQIAGVKAIIESGIKEMVIEPSQASHFFQNVSSFKISYFTINPKNEKHFLNWDWLDKQKTISTLRYVRHLRLDSPLSITINGRNNSGLISFK; encoded by the coding sequence ATGCGTTTTCGTGTTAGAGAAATCCTGCTTGTTTCAAGCCAGTATAATTTATTTCTATTAGAAGAAGACGGGCGCATTTACCAGTTTTTACGCCAGGAATATTTTCAATTAAATCTAAGCCATTCACCAGAAATTGTACGGGTTTCCAGCGGCAAAGAAGCATTAGATCTACTAAGTGAAGAAAACAGAATTGATCTTGTAATTACTACAACCCATAGTGGTGATATTGCCGTAAATGATTTTGCCAGAAAAGTTAAGGAAACAAACCAAAATCTCCCTGTTGTGCACCTTGTTTTTGATACCAGTGAATTTAATCCGCGTTTAACCAGCAGCACACCAAAGCCATTTGACCGAATATTTACATGGAATGGTGATTTCAGAATTATTATTGCAATTATTAAACTTATTGAGGATCAGCAAAATGTTATCCGCGATGTGAAGCTTGCCGGTGTTCAAATTATTTTACTTGTTGAAGATAATATTCGTTTTTATTCCTCCTACCTGCCTATTCTCTATTCTGAACTTCTAAGCCAATCTCAAACGTTGATAGAACAGGGAATCAATCTTTATCATAAATTTTTACGGATGCGCGCCCGCCCTAAAATTTTGCTTGCGACAAACTTTGAAGAAGCATGTCAATATTTTGATGATTATGAAGAATACATTTTAGGGGTTGTATCCGATGTAAATTATATGAGAAATGACCAGCGTGATGAACATGCGGGAATACATTTAACGCGCTATATAAAAGAAAAGAAGGCCGATATTCCTATCCTTCTTCAATCGCACGATTTGGCAAATCAGAATAAAGCTTATAAGGCAGGAGCTTCATTTTTACATAAAGACTCCAGATATCTTTTACAAGAGATCCAGAATTTTACAATAGAGAACCTGGGCTTTGGTGATTTTATTTTTAAAACTGAAAAAGAACAAGAAGTTGGCCGGGCAACCGATTTAAACAGCCTGAAAGAAATGCTAAAAACTATTCCCGATGAAAGCTTAAAGTATCATTCGGACCGCAACCATTTTTCCAATTGGCTAAAAGCCAGACGCGAATTTTGGCTGGCATTTAAACTAAGACCCAGAAAATTATCTGATTATGACAGTGTAGATGATTTGCGCAATCTACTTGTTTCGTCTCTTGATTTGTACACAAGCATGCAGCAACGAGGTGTGTTAACAGATTTCAATAAAGACACATTTGATCTTGAATTTGGGTTTTCGCGCATTGGCAGCGGTTCAATCGGCGGGAAGGCCCGCGGACTAAGCTTTTTAAACCAGCTTGTTAACAATCATGATCTTCACATGAAGTTTGATAATGTGATCATAAAAATCCCATCAGCCCTGGTTTTGGGAACGCATGTGTTCGAATCCTTTATGAACAAAAACAAGTTATTTAAAACTGTTATGGACATGCAGGATGATGAAACAATTTTGCAAACATTTCTGGATGCTGAATTCCCTAATGAAATTTCAGAACAGCTTTTTGAATATCTTGAAATTGTAAAACAACCCATAGCTATTCGCTCTTCCAGTCTTTTGGAAGATTCTCAGTACTTCCCATTTGCGGGTGTTTACAACACAGTAATGTTTGCCAATAACCAGGAACATACAACCACCAGGCTTGTCCGGCTTGTTGAGGCTATAAAAACAGTATATGCGTCTACATATTCGCAAAGGGCGCGCAACTATATGAAGTATACGTCATACCGGCTGGAAGAGGAACGGATGGCCGTAGTAATACAAAACCTGGTTGGCAACACTTACGGCTCTCGTTTTTATCCTGATATTTCAGGTGTTGCAAAATCTTACAATTATTACTCTGTTCCACCTGCAAATTCCGATGATGGTCTTGTATCTGTTGCACTTGGATTAGGCAGGACGGTTGTTGAAGGCGAAAATAGCCTAACATTTTGTCCTAAATACCCAAAGCATATTCAACAGTTTTCAACAGTGGAACAAACGTTGGAAAACAATCAAAACAGTTTTTACGCGATTGAACTTTCGCATGATCATGAGCATCGAATTGGCGATGATAAAAAATATTCCATGAAAGAAGCCGAAGAAGACGGATCACTTCAATTTAGTGCATCTACTTATTCACATGAAAACAGGGCTATTTATGATGGAATCTCGCGTCATGGACAACGAATAATTACCTTATCCCCAATTTTAAAGCAAGAAATTTTTCCGCTGCCTGAAATCATTTCGTCTTTTTTGAAACTTGGCAAAGAAGGCATGGGCAATGATATAGAATTAGAATTTGCAATGCGTTTTTCCAAAGATAAGGAGAAGCCTCACGAATTTTGTCTTTTGCAAATGCGGCCCATTGCCAATAAGAATGATAATATCAAAATCACATTTTCTGAAAAAGAGAAGAAAAATTCACTTTGTTTCAGCGATCGAGTTTTGGGCAACGGACATATTAAAAATATCTGTGATATTATCCTTATTAGCCGCGATAGCTTTGACCGTTCGAAAACTACAATAATTGCCGATGAAATTATGCAGTTCAATTCTCAATTATCAAGAAAAAATAAGCCATATGTTTTAATAACTTTGGGCCGGCTTGGCAGCAGTGATCCCTGGTTGGGAGTACCTGTAAATTGGGAACAAATTGCAGGGGTTAAAGCAATAATTGAAAGCGGCATAAAAGAAATGGTTATCGAACCATCACAAGCATCGCATTTTTTTCAGAATGTGAGTTCATTTAAAATCAGTTATTTTACAATAAATCCTAAAAATGAAAAACACTTTTTAAACTGGGATTGGCTTGATAAACAAAAAACTATTTCCACTCTCCGTTATGTGCGCCACTTAAGATTGGACAGCCCGCTTTCCATAACAATAAATGGGCGCAACAACAGTGGACTTATTTCCTTTAAATAA
- the gdhA gene encoding NADP-specific glutamate dehydrogenase, with protein sequence MSEYVKSLMQEVIAKNPSEPEFHQAVEEVVESLSLVLERHPEYRKAKVLERIIEPERVIMFRVPWMDDQGNVHINRGFRIEMNSAIGPYKGGLRFHPSVNLGILKFLAFEQVFKNSLTTLPMGGGKGGSDFDPKGKSDNEVMRFTQSFMAELQRHIGPNTDVPAGDIGVGGREIGFLFGQYKKIRNEFTGILTGKGLNWGGSLIRPEATGYGAVYFAAEMLNTRDQTLEGKTCLVSGSGNVAQYTVEKITELGGRAVTLSDSSGFIYDPEGINAKKLEFVMDLKNVRRGRIKEYADEFNGVTFTPTDNSLDHNPLWDNKADCAFPSATQNEINAKDAQNLLNNGIYVVSEGANMPTTIDGVNLFLDKKILYGPGKAANAGGVAVSGLEMSQNSMRLPWSREEVDMRLQEIMKNIHTTCMETAKRFNCEGNYVNGANIGGFLKVADAMLDQGIV encoded by the coding sequence ATGAGCGAGTATGTCAAATCTCTGATGCAAGAAGTAATTGCCAAAAACCCAAGTGAACCCGAATTCCATCAGGCTGTGGAAGAAGTTGTCGAGTCGCTTTCCCTTGTTTTAGAACGCCACCCCGAATATAGAAAAGCAAAAGTGCTTGAGCGCATAATCGAGCCGGAACGCGTAATTATGTTTCGTGTACCCTGGATGGACGATCAGGGGAATGTTCATATAAATCGCGGTTTCAGGATTGAGATGAATAGCGCAATTGGACCATATAAGGGAGGGTTGCGGTTTCACCCATCTGTTAATCTGGGTATTTTAAAGTTCTTAGCTTTTGAGCAAGTATTTAAAAACAGCCTTACTACATTGCCAATGGGCGGTGGAAAAGGTGGTTCAGATTTTGATCCTAAAGGAAAAAGTGATAATGAGGTAATGCGTTTTACACAAAGTTTTATGGCTGAACTGCAAAGGCATATAGGTCCAAATACAGATGTGCCTGCCGGTGACATTGGTGTTGGTGGCCGTGAAATTGGTTTCCTTTTTGGACAGTATAAAAAAATTCGTAATGAGTTTACCGGAATCCTTACCGGAAAAGGCCTTAACTGGGGTGGTTCACTTATTCGCCCGGAAGCAACCGGTTATGGTGCGGTTTATTTTGCAGCAGAAATGCTCAATACGCGTGACCAGACTTTGGAAGGCAAAACGTGCCTGGTATCCGGAAGTGGAAATGTTGCCCAGTATACAGTTGAAAAAATAACAGAACTTGGCGGTCGGGCTGTAACGTTATCCGATTCATCCGGGTTTATTTATGATCCTGAAGGCATTAATGCCAAGAAACTTGAATTTGTAATGGATTTAAAAAATGTACGCCGCGGCCGGATTAAAGAATATGCCGATGAGTTTAACGGTGTTACTTTTACTCCAACTGATAACAGCCTGGATCATAATCCACTTTGGGATAACAAAGCAGATTGTGCATTCCCAAGCGCAACACAGAATGAAATAAATGCAAAAGATGCTCAGAATTTGTTAAACAACGGTATTTATGTTGTGAGTGAAGGCGCAAATATGCCAACAACCATTGATGGTGTAAACCTGTTTCTGGATAAAAAAATACTTTATGGTCCGGGAAAAGCAGCTAATGCCGGTGGTGTAGCTGTTTCAGGATTGGAAATGTCTCAAAACAGTATGCGCCTGCCATGGAGCCGTGAAGAAGTTGATATGCGCTTGCAGGAAATAATGAAAAATATCCATACAACTTGTATGGAAACTGCAAAACGTTTTAACTGCGAAGGCAACTATGTAAACGGGGCCAATATCGGCGGTTTCCTAAAAGTTGCAGATGCAATGCTTGATCAGGGCATAGTATAA